The following proteins are co-located in the Polystyrenella longa genome:
- a CDS encoding glycoside hydrolase family protein: MRYWILATVIIVGFNNTSQSAEPVEIGSRLELFVDDHLVESTEGDIQQVVQNPEPKEVVYVHDQVWGGNICAYYTVFQDGETYRMYFRSAQYTKDKPSDPSWAFAVCAVSEDGVHWTDPNLGMVTWRGSDENNILRFEDGFKGNAYHNFTVFRDNNPATLPEARYKGVGGLGHGLLGYQSPDAIHWEKVQEKPIITNGKFDSQNLVFWDSDRNEYRAYWRYSPDGKLRLIRTATSPDFLTWENEHNVTFTEGLEQNNLYTSAVQKYFRAPHLFIAFPTKFFPETEQVEPIFMSSRDGVQFHPLTGAVIPRSAPKDRDLNRSNYMAWGMVQLPGQPNEISVYGTENYFQSTPSRVRRFVFRLDGFVALHGGEAGGQLLTKPLQYTGKKLLLNSVVPEGGTLEVEVLDQSGSVVGVSNPIVGDSIDAAVSWKQDPQLSEGIVQLRFNITNADVFSFRFN; the protein is encoded by the coding sequence ATGAGATACTGGATTTTAGCGACTGTCATTATCGTTGGGTTTAACAATACCTCTCAAAGTGCGGAGCCTGTCGAGATTGGTAGTCGACTGGAGCTGTTCGTCGATGATCACCTTGTGGAATCCACTGAGGGAGATATTCAACAGGTCGTACAGAATCCTGAACCTAAGGAAGTCGTGTATGTTCATGATCAAGTCTGGGGCGGGAACATTTGCGCTTACTACACGGTATTTCAGGACGGTGAGACTTACCGTATGTACTTTCGATCGGCGCAATACACGAAAGATAAACCCTCCGATCCCAGCTGGGCGTTCGCGGTCTGTGCGGTAAGTGAAGATGGCGTTCATTGGACGGATCCCAATCTGGGAATGGTCACCTGGAGAGGAAGTGATGAAAACAACATTCTTCGTTTCGAAGATGGGTTCAAGGGGAACGCGTATCACAACTTCACCGTGTTTCGAGACAACAATCCGGCAACCTTGCCAGAAGCCCGCTACAAAGGAGTTGGTGGGCTCGGGCATGGTCTACTGGGATATCAGTCACCCGATGCCATTCATTGGGAGAAAGTTCAGGAGAAGCCGATCATCACGAATGGAAAATTCGATTCGCAAAATCTGGTTTTCTGGGACTCCGATCGAAATGAGTACCGGGCCTACTGGAGATATTCCCCTGATGGCAAACTTCGATTGATCCGCACGGCGACTTCCCCAGACTTTCTTACTTGGGAGAACGAACACAACGTGACATTCACGGAGGGGTTGGAACAAAATAACCTCTACACCAGTGCTGTCCAGAAATACTTTCGCGCTCCTCACCTGTTCATTGCTTTCCCGACGAAATTCTTTCCTGAGACGGAACAGGTTGAGCCCATCTTTATGTCCAGTCGCGATGGCGTCCAATTTCACCCTCTTACCGGCGCTGTCATTCCTCGTTCCGCCCCCAAGGATCGCGATTTGAATCGCAGTAACTACATGGCATGGGGGATGGTTCAACTACCAGGTCAGCCCAATGAGATCTCGGTTTACGGAACAGAGAATTATTTTCAGTCCACGCCAAGTCGAGTTCGTCGCTTTGTGTTTCGCCTGGATGGATTTGTCGCTCTGCATGGTGGAGAAGCTGGCGGCCAACTGCTCACCAAGCCGTTACAGTACACGGGCAAGAAGCTTCTTTTAAATTCAGTGGTCCCCGAGGGAGGTACACTTGAAGTCGAAGTCCTGGACCAATCTGGATCCGTGGTGGGTGTTTCAAACCCGATTGTTGGCGACTCGATCGACGCAGCCGTCAGTTGGAAACAGGATCCCCAACTGAGCGAAGGCATTGTCCAACTCCGCTTCAACATCACAAACGCAGACGTCTTCTCTTTCCGCTTCAATTGA
- a CDS encoding Crp/Fnr family transcriptional regulator codes for MAEKYWSLNHCELFERLTKEQIKRLEETSKVRPFKRGELIYLPTDAGNSVLMVASGRIKIYHITSEGKQAVLSLMEPGEIFGELAALDDNPREEFAEAMVSSSVIMIPSEALRQLAEEHASVSLGVTKLLGLRRRRIERRLKSLLFRSNRDRLIHLLLELTEKYGRQTADGVLITIKLAHQDLASIIGSTRETVTVLLGELQNERQIEVHSRQLLLRNIEKLAHSIDVPVPRVRYEEDLGNRLLRESRGGA; via the coding sequence ATGGCTGAAAAATACTGGTCGCTCAATCATTGCGAACTGTTCGAACGGTTAACCAAAGAACAGATCAAGCGGTTGGAAGAGACATCGAAAGTTCGTCCATTCAAACGGGGTGAACTGATTTATCTTCCTACCGATGCGGGTAACTCCGTCCTGATGGTTGCCAGCGGTCGCATCAAAATCTATCACATCACCAGCGAAGGCAAACAAGCCGTCCTCTCGCTGATGGAACCAGGAGAGATTTTCGGTGAACTCGCCGCTCTCGACGACAACCCTCGCGAAGAATTCGCAGAAGCGATGGTCAGTTCGTCTGTCATCATGATTCCGAGCGAAGCACTCCGACAACTGGCTGAAGAGCATGCGTCAGTCTCTCTGGGCGTCACCAAACTTCTCGGACTTCGCCGGCGACGAATCGAACGCCGCTTGAAATCGCTCCTCTTCCGCTCCAATCGGGATCGACTCATACACCTGCTATTGGAATTGACCGAGAAATATGGTCGTCAAACGGCCGATGGAGTGCTGATCACCATCAAACTTGCCCATCAGGATCTCGCCAGCATTATTGGAAGTACCCGAGAGACGGTCACCGTCCTGTTGGGAGAACTTCAGAACGAACGGCAAATCGAAGTCCATTCCCGGCAACTTCTCCTGCGCAATATCGAAAAGCTGGCGCACAGCATTGATGTCCCCGTCCCCAGAGTTCGCTACGAAGAAGACTTGGGAAATCGACTCCTGAGAGAAAGCCGCGGCGGCGCGTAA
- a CDS encoding AI-2E family transporter translates to MESTPSYARIQTFCLAVIAAAVMIYMVFWLRPVLVPFVVALFVVSGITPILEGLEKRLGVNRVIAAGITFLLGLVVMGALGLCIWLSVLQMAEKGTAYRERVRDLVTKAQVELDGLLNRSPFGSKTDAENPEDMALVESDGPAGTIPAGAIPAGAIPVGTSDSGSGTDDRMDKMREAIDSSLRTILSQLSSELFALVTTSIVVLIYVFFLLLGSVGASKTSDSFSQIDNQVRSYLSLKTTISIITGGIFGMTLWLFGVPMALTFGLLTFLLNFIPNVGPIVATLLPLPFIILSPDGSLEWMLSAIAAIAVIQVISGNVVEPKIMGSSSDLHPVVILLALMFWGMMWGITGMFLATPITAGLKIVFERFDSTKPIAAVLAGRWDAVMPKTTSTV, encoded by the coding sequence ATGGAATCGACTCCCTCTTATGCACGCATTCAGACGTTCTGTCTGGCCGTGATTGCTGCTGCCGTAATGATATACATGGTGTTCTGGCTCAGACCGGTACTGGTTCCGTTTGTGGTTGCTCTGTTCGTCGTCAGTGGCATTACGCCAATCCTGGAAGGTCTCGAAAAACGACTTGGTGTGAATCGAGTCATCGCCGCCGGAATCACCTTCCTGTTGGGGCTGGTTGTTATGGGCGCGCTGGGTCTTTGTATCTGGCTGTCTGTTTTGCAGATGGCCGAAAAAGGGACAGCCTACCGGGAACGTGTTCGGGATTTGGTGACCAAGGCACAAGTTGAACTGGACGGATTACTCAATAGATCTCCGTTTGGAAGTAAGACTGACGCTGAGAACCCCGAAGACATGGCATTGGTCGAGAGTGACGGGCCCGCGGGGACGATACCAGCGGGGGCGATACCAGCGGGGGCGATACCAGTGGGAACTTCTGATTCTGGATCCGGCACCGATGATCGGATGGACAAAATGCGGGAAGCGATCGATAGTTCGTTACGAACAATACTCTCCCAGTTGTCGTCGGAATTATTCGCACTGGTGACGACCAGTATCGTGGTGTTGATTTATGTTTTCTTTCTGTTGCTGGGCTCTGTCGGGGCGTCGAAGACTTCGGACTCATTCAGCCAGATCGATAATCAGGTTCGCAGTTATCTTTCGCTGAAGACGACGATTTCGATTATCACTGGAGGCATCTTTGGGATGACGCTCTGGTTGTTCGGCGTACCGATGGCATTGACTTTCGGGTTGCTCACATTTTTGCTGAACTTCATTCCCAACGTCGGACCGATCGTAGCGACGTTATTACCGCTGCCGTTTATTATTCTCAGTCCGGACGGTTCTCTCGAATGGATGCTCTCCGCCATCGCGGCGATCGCCGTGATTCAGGTGATCAGCGGGAACGTGGTCGAACCGAAAATTATGGGGTCGTCCTCCGACTTGCACCCGGTAGTAATCCTGCTCGCCCTGATGTTCTGGGGCATGATGTGGGGGATCACCGGTATGTTCCTGGCGACACCCATTACCGCGGGACTGAAGATCGTTTTTGAGCGGTTCGACTCGACGAAGCCGATTGCTGCGGTTCTGGCCGGACGATGGGATGCCGTAATGCCAAAGACCACAAGCACTGTTTAA
- a CDS encoding ATP-dependent Clp protease ATP-binding subunit, giving the protein MYERFTDRARKVMQLANQEAQRFNHEYIGTEHILLGLVKEGSGVAANVLKNLDADLRKIRLEVEKIVQSGPDMVTMGKLPQTPRAKKVIEYAMEEARNLNHNYVGTEHLLLGLLREQEGVAAQVLMNLGLKLEDVREEVLNLLGHGLEVSETSERGTAQGTSSKAGKSKTPALDSFGRDLTELARQQKLDPVIGRSHEIERVIQILCRRQKNNPVLLGEAGVGKTAIVEGFAQMVIDNSVPEILRDKRIVVLDLAMMVAGTKYRGQFEERIKAVMNEVRRAKNTILFIDELHTLVGAGGAEGAIDASNVLKPALSRGELQCIGATTLDEYRKYIEKDNALERRFQKVSVDPPSEVQTVEILKGLRDRYEEHHRVQITDDALEKAVELSCRYVTGRCLPDKAIDVIDEAGARIRLKSMVRPPDLNELEEEIERLNQAKEEAVANQDFEKAASLRDQADKLKKKKETLTQEWREKSKETDGVVDAEVVAEVVAKMTGIPLTRLSSEEAVRLLRMEDELHKKVISQDEAIKQISKAVRRSRSGLKDPKRPTGCFLFSGPTGVGKTLLAKTLADFMFGDEDALIQIDMSEYMEKHNVSRLIGAPPGYVGFEEGGQLTEKIRRRPYAVVLLDEIEKAHPDVFNMLLQIMEEGHLTDSFGRKIDFKNVVLIMTTNAGAEVIHQGDVFGFAKQDEDTSYEKMKERLMHVIEKEFKPEFLGRLDEVVVFQRLTRDHLKKIVDIELDKVFKRLAERGLNLHMTDDAREFIIDKGGDVDYGARPLRRSVENYIEDPLSEELLRGTFEGKNAINVTVVEVGDTKRLEFTGSLEDEPELATVGTSEDKTEDSSKETAE; this is encoded by the coding sequence ATGTACGAGCGATTCACAGATCGAGCCCGAAAAGTGATGCAGTTGGCAAATCAGGAAGCCCAACGCTTTAATCACGAATACATCGGGACAGAACACATCCTGTTGGGTCTCGTTAAGGAAGGTTCCGGGGTTGCAGCCAACGTGCTGAAGAACCTCGACGCTGACCTCCGCAAAATTCGGCTGGAAGTCGAAAAAATTGTCCAGTCGGGACCTGACATGGTCACCATGGGCAAACTGCCTCAGACACCGCGTGCCAAAAAAGTAATTGAGTACGCAATGGAAGAGGCCCGTAACCTGAATCATAATTATGTCGGAACCGAACATCTGTTACTCGGTCTGCTACGGGAACAGGAAGGGGTGGCGGCTCAGGTTTTGATGAACCTTGGCCTGAAACTCGAAGATGTTCGCGAAGAAGTTCTCAACCTGCTGGGACACGGACTCGAAGTGTCCGAAACCAGCGAACGGGGAACGGCACAGGGAACCTCCAGCAAAGCGGGTAAGAGCAAAACTCCGGCACTCGACAGCTTTGGTCGCGACCTGACCGAACTGGCGCGCCAGCAGAAACTCGACCCGGTCATTGGTCGTTCTCATGAAATCGAACGCGTCATTCAGATTCTCTGCCGACGTCAGAAAAATAACCCGGTCCTCCTGGGGGAAGCGGGTGTCGGTAAAACGGCCATCGTCGAAGGCTTCGCCCAGATGGTGATCGATAACTCCGTTCCGGAAATCCTGCGGGATAAACGGATCGTGGTTCTCGACCTCGCGATGATGGTTGCCGGTACCAAATACCGCGGTCAGTTCGAAGAGCGTATTAAAGCGGTCATGAACGAAGTCCGTCGTGCCAAAAACACGATCCTGTTCATCGATGAACTTCACACTCTGGTTGGTGCCGGTGGTGCAGAAGGAGCGATCGATGCTTCTAACGTGCTGAAGCCAGCTCTCTCTCGAGGCGAGCTGCAGTGTATCGGTGCGACGACGCTCGACGAGTACCGTAAATACATCGAGAAAGATAACGCTCTGGAACGCCGATTCCAGAAAGTCAGCGTTGATCCTCCGAGTGAGGTTCAGACTGTGGAAATCCTCAAAGGTCTTCGTGACCGCTACGAGGAACATCACCGCGTACAAATTACTGACGACGCCTTGGAAAAAGCGGTCGAACTTTCGTGCCGTTACGTCACGGGGCGTTGTCTCCCGGACAAGGCGATCGACGTCATCGACGAAGCGGGTGCCCGTATTCGCCTCAAATCCATGGTCCGTCCTCCCGATCTCAACGAACTCGAAGAAGAGATCGAACGTCTGAATCAGGCGAAAGAAGAGGCCGTCGCCAACCAGGACTTCGAAAAAGCAGCCAGCTTGCGTGATCAGGCTGACAAACTGAAGAAGAAAAAAGAAACTCTGACCCAGGAATGGCGTGAGAAATCGAAAGAGACCGATGGTGTCGTTGACGCCGAGGTTGTCGCGGAAGTTGTCGCTAAGATGACTGGTATTCCGTTGACTCGACTCTCCAGCGAGGAAGCCGTCCGTCTACTCCGTATGGAAGACGAGCTGCACAAGAAAGTCATCAGTCAGGACGAAGCGATCAAACAGATCTCCAAAGCGGTTCGCCGTAGCCGGAGTGGTCTGAAAGATCCTAAACGTCCGACCGGTTGCTTCCTGTTCTCTGGTCCAACCGGGGTTGGTAAAACCTTACTGGCGAAAACTCTGGCCGACTTCATGTTCGGTGACGAGGATGCCCTGATTCAGATTGACATGTCCGAGTACATGGAGAAGCACAACGTCAGCCGTCTGATTGGTGCTCCTCCGGGCTACGTCGGTTTTGAAGAAGGTGGTCAGCTCACTGAGAAGATTCGCCGTCGTCCTTACGCGGTTGTCCTGCTCGACGAAATCGAAAAGGCTCACCCGGACGTCTTCAACATGCTCCTGCAGATCATGGAAGAAGGTCACCTGACGGATAGCTTCGGCCGGAAGATCGACTTCAAGAACGTCGTCCTGATTATGACGACGAATGCCGGTGCAGAAGTAATCCATCAGGGCGACGTCTTCGGATTCGCCAAACAGGATGAAGACACGAGCTACGAGAAGATGAAAGAACGTCTGATGCACGTCATCGAGAAAGAATTCAAACCTGAATTCCTCGGACGTCTGGACGAAGTCGTCGTCTTCCAGCGGTTGACTCGCGATCACCTCAAGAAGATCGTCGATATCGAACTGGACAAAGTCTTCAAACGTCTGGCCGAACGTGGTTTGAATCTGCATATGACGGACGACGCCCGCGAGTTCATTATCGACAAAGGGGGAGACGTCGACTACGGTGCTCGACCACTTCGTCGTTCGGTTGAAAACTACATCGAAGATCCGCTCTCCGAAGAACTGCTCCGCGGTACCTTCGAAGGGAAGAACGCGATCAACGTCACCGTTGTAGAAGTGGGCGACACGAAACGCCTCGAATTTACCGGTTCCCTCGAAGATGAGCCCGAACTTGCCACGGTAGGTACGAGCGAAGATAAAACCGAAGACTCCAGCAAAGAGACCGCCGAATAA
- the glnA gene encoding type I glutamate--ammonia ligase: MTPKEVLALCREREIRAVDLRFMDFPGTQKHFTIPVKALTEESFEVGFGFDGSSMYGWQAINESDMLVVPEAGTAFVDPFMNRTLCLFCNIQDPITREDYDKDPRNVARKAEKYMQSTGLADTANFGPEAEFFVFDSVRFDQNEHESYYHVDSVEGQWNRGKAESVPNAGYRIRYKEGYFPVPPADTLQDLRTEIMLILMECGVDVEAQHHEVATAGQCEIDMKYRPLLETADNILKYKYIAKNVAVQHGKTATFMPKPLWNDNGSGLHLHLSLWKEGESLFAGSGYGGLSDMAVYAMGGILKHAPALLAFCCPTTNSYKRLIPGFEAPINLTYSYRNRSAAIRIPVHSPNPNNKRFEFRCPDPSANPYLAMSAVLMAALDGIQNKIDPGAPLDKDIYDLAAEELDTVAKVPRSLNASLEALREDHAFLLKGDVFTEDVIDTWIWYKSTREIEALRQRPHPWEFTAYYDI, translated from the coding sequence ATGACACCAAAAGAAGTACTCGCCCTTTGTCGCGAGCGGGAAATCCGCGCCGTTGACCTCCGTTTCATGGACTTTCCCGGTACGCAGAAGCATTTTACGATTCCGGTCAAAGCTTTGACGGAAGAGAGCTTCGAGGTTGGCTTCGGATTCGATGGTTCGTCGATGTATGGCTGGCAGGCAATTAATGAGAGCGACATGCTAGTCGTTCCGGAAGCGGGAACCGCGTTTGTCGACCCGTTTATGAATCGAACGCTCTGCCTGTTCTGTAATATTCAGGATCCCATCACACGCGAAGACTACGACAAAGATCCACGAAACGTCGCCCGCAAAGCCGAAAAGTACATGCAGTCGACCGGCCTTGCGGACACGGCGAACTTTGGCCCGGAAGCCGAGTTTTTTGTCTTTGACAGCGTGCGGTTTGATCAGAACGAACATGAATCCTACTACCATGTCGACAGCGTGGAAGGCCAATGGAACCGGGGCAAGGCAGAATCCGTTCCTAATGCCGGGTATCGAATTCGGTATAAGGAAGGTTATTTTCCTGTCCCTCCTGCGGACACGCTGCAGGATCTTCGAACGGAGATCATGCTGATATTGATGGAGTGCGGTGTCGACGTTGAAGCGCAGCATCATGAAGTGGCGACTGCCGGGCAATGCGAAATCGATATGAAATACCGTCCGCTACTGGAGACCGCGGACAACATTCTGAAATACAAATACATCGCCAAGAACGTCGCCGTTCAACATGGAAAGACGGCGACCTTCATGCCCAAACCATTATGGAACGACAATGGCTCGGGTCTGCACCTGCATCTTTCACTGTGGAAAGAAGGGGAGTCCCTGTTCGCTGGCTCCGGCTACGGTGGACTTTCCGACATGGCGGTTTACGCGATGGGCGGTATTCTGAAACATGCTCCAGCCCTCCTCGCGTTTTGTTGTCCGACCACCAACAGCTACAAACGATTGATCCCCGGATTCGAAGCGCCTATCAATCTGACTTACAGCTATCGTAATCGGTCTGCCGCCATCCGAATTCCGGTGCATAGCCCGAATCCAAACAACAAACGATTCGAGTTCCGTTGTCCCGACCCATCCGCCAATCCATATCTCGCAATGTCGGCGGTTCTGATGGCAGCATTGGATGGCATACAAAACAAAATCGATCCGGGGGCACCTCTCGATAAAGACATCTACGATCTGGCCGCAGAGGAACTCGATACCGTCGCCAAAGTTCCCCGTTCATTAAATGCTTCCTTGGAAGCGCTACGGGAAGACCATGCGTTCCTGCTGAAGGGAGATGTCTTTACGGAAGACGTCATCGATACCTGGATCTGGTACAAGAGTACTCGAGAAATTGAAGCTCTTCGCCAGCGACCGCACCCATGGGAATTCACTGCTTATTACGATATCTAA
- a CDS encoding DNA polymerase ligase N-terminal domain-containing protein: protein MNRRFTILIHDFPFLHWDLLVEDGETLRTWRLHEEPDQSLKIVCEPLPDHRLIYLDYEGPVSRDRGNVQQWTTGRCELSVPAEGRIELELSSPRLTGKMSIRQENDGRWCCYPPGAELPPASAEGAASD, encoded by the coding sequence ATGAATCGACGTTTCACTATCCTGATTCACGACTTCCCCTTTCTGCACTGGGATTTGCTGGTGGAGGATGGGGAGACATTGCGTACCTGGCGATTGCACGAGGAACCGGATCAATCGCTGAAAATCGTCTGCGAGCCTCTGCCCGACCATCGCCTGATCTATCTCGACTATGAAGGTCCAGTGAGTCGAGATCGAGGCAACGTACAGCAATGGACTACCGGTCGGTGCGAACTGAGCGTACCCGCTGAGGGACGTATTGAGTTGGAATTGAGCAGTCCCCGCCTGACAGGGAAAATGTCGATTCGCCAGGAGAACGACGGCCGTTGGTGCTGTTATCCACCCGGAGCCGAATTGCCACCCGCTTCCGCTGAGGGGGCCGCCTCGGATTGA